tgtataagtgcctaatttgataattaggactaaattgtaaatttagcAAAATGtctgttctagataataaaggggatttaattgaaattggTTCTTAAATTGGAGGTCATTTttaataattagaccattatatttaagtttggacaaaaatgggcaagaataggacaaatttgaaagaaaagcctttaagggcattttggttattttgtaattaaaagaattaaaaagggaaaataaagccaaaattggtccatcttcttcatggaggatgaatatagcatgggggaatccatggttagggtttccaagctttccaagctcaatagtaagtccgttttagcctcgtttttaatattttttacatttttggagtcccggtaacttgatttagcttattctagcaataattcatgctagggttcatatttggaaaaatacccataggctaaatgtgtttattttgatgttttatggtagaatatgaagcttgaaattatgttaaacaactttttctaagcgattttaagtgaaaacgagtaaaactacataatcagtaaaaatacctaatgttcataagtacatgatagagtgggaatttgatgttacaatagaagggaaaaatgttcagtgtgtcataaaacataataaaaatggataaatattttctgagcctaggggaaaaaatcgtaattctgcaaaggtttaggggtaaaattataattttcccaaagtttgagttagggaatgttttgaatagtaaattaattaaataagtgaaatatgatgttttaaatcttgaaaagtgagatttggacctagtacgggagaaaaataaaaaatcgagaaagttggtaaaatggtcgttttggtatcgaggtaagttcatatgttcagtaagcatttaattatgaatatttgaatgataaattaatattttggccataaatactttagtattgagtttcagatataatgattaatgttcaataataattcgatattggaaagagaacttgtataatttatatgtgatAAACCgttatttatacatatttttaccccattctTGGCATATTTAAGAATGCTTTCTCCTtagttttagtgaatttgatgcttctaatcctttaatttcatgttttatactcaggagagcttaggatagcaaaaagagtaagaaacgggccaaaaaccgacaaattgggcctaaatcattatttcacacggcctaggcacttccacacgggtgctccacacacccgtgtgtgacacacgggtagaccacacgcccatgtgtgacacacgggtagaccacacccccgtgtgtcatggctgtgtcgaCTAAGAACCAACTCAGTATTGCACACAACCTGAGCATATTCACACGGGCGTagtacacggccgtgtctctgccaaGCCCAACCCtaattctattcggaaaagggcacttttgagggttttgaagcattctaaagcctatataaacaccataGAAGAGGATTAGAGGGACACACAGAGTTGGAGGAGAAAATACTCAAGAATAGCCATCAGAATCACCTCggagccaggatctacatcaagactgaagatttccatcaaatttcctagaagttctttggtttTCTATGTTTCAttgttttccaaaatttgagatgttttccattattattataaactaaactccctaaatacctaagggagatgaaccctatgatgaatcttattactatttgaattatacaaTAAAGACTTATTcgtattcttaattgtgagttctaaattcttgttttaatattccagggtattaattcaggttttgatgtgcttattcaatagagcaaaagtccctgtttaatagtagatcattcataattaagcagagttaaatgcaatcctagagataggacgacataaatctgtcggattagagtcaaatctaataagggaatccatagatcgagttaatgtgacaataggggttttaattagaaagagatttcaattaatcaacctaaagtcagttgttcttagtctcgagagagatattaacataaattagggatttctacggattaagttaagtgaataaattgtctaattcagaagtaataagtaaagtctaggtggattcttccttgggtatagtcttctccatcggtttttccaaaagtattttccaaacttCATCTATgttgtaatcttagttaattagataaatagtttagtttaaaaacacactttaatttttaggctagataataaaaagatagtaattactagtacttttagtcctcgtggatacgatattttcggtctcaccataactatactactgtttgataggtgcgcttgccttaagtcaaatttttagttagttacaCGACCAtcaatatgtaagaccatattttgtattatggctttgtatgataacaagaaagtattgactagcatagtttgatgagaataagttaagttaatgatatgatgagattgagaatgtaagtatgtccttcaccattggcatgatgtAATAATAGATGATTTTGGCATCAAGTTTGCGGTGGTCTTGCGTCATACGTGTCAAAAtgcatgtgtgaggcccaacaaatttttGGATCTCCTACATTTACGACCTTTAGATAAATACAGCTCGTACCTGCCAGTTGCACCCTTCTGCCTACTTCCAACACTCTCTAATATAAAATGTCAGTTTAGACATGATGACTTTGTAATCATCCAACACATCCATGCTATACCACTTGATGGCAAATACGCAGTCTTCCTTGGTCACCAATTTTTTGCCCACAAACAACTTTCACTTTTGGGATATGCGGCCAATTAGTACGCATATAGTTTATCGAGGGTACTTTGAAAACTCATAGACATGCACCGTATCGTGATCAATGATCGACATGTGTTCTAGCATAATGCCTCGACTTGGGTTCACGACTGAAGACGCATTAACATTTCCACCGCCATTCGCGCATTCATCATCGATATCATTTGGGACTTCGTCTAGATCGAGATCACTATAATCTTCAATCTCATTATCAAAAGGACCATTATTATCATATCTATCACCACCATCTGCATCGGTCTCAATCACCACCGGATGTATTTGTAAATGGGGACCTGGATTAAGGTTTTCATATGCAGGTGGAGCATTAAGATTGATGTCGAACTTGCATGCAGTCGATCGCCTATCAACAGATGCTCCCCGTACCTCCGTACATAAATCTTAAACTCTATATTCTTTACTTAATGGAGTGAAATCTTCAAGTGGCTCCATATCAGCTAACTCAGCAAGCGACTGAGTCGGTTCAGTGTGATCACTCTGATTCCAACAATGAAGTACGACAATTGCCTCCACGTCTTCATTGTCTACAAGTTTTATCTTGGTGAATTTGATGGGATTTGTCGATATTGTTAATTTGTAGAATAGTTTTGAGATCCTCCTCCCACAATGTCTAACAATTTTTACACTGATCCTTTCTTTTATATTATCAACCGAcgcatttctattaaatctcattacTATTTGTTGGTGACATTTAAATTACATCAAACTATTGTTATCAAAATTACTCCATCGAGATGAATGCATATGAAGAATTGATTATCCATCTTTAATACTAAGtctgtaaaaataattaaatttctaaataaattacttgaaaaaatatatatattgtaaaaaaattacaattcatATGTACTAACCATacgaatttttcttttttttctcttcttctacaatttttttttctcttctctggGCTTGGTTGTCACCTCCACCTAGGTGCTGCTTGTTAGATGCCCTCCACCTGGATTTTGCCTGACACATGCCTTTCACCCCTCCAACCTGTATTTTAACCCAATTTTCACTGGTGTATAGGTATAAAATACATGTGTCGTGACTCATACCCCATCTACCAttaaaattagttttttttttcaatcaaaTCATGAACTAATGATGGGGTTACAATTGGGTGGGAAAACAATGGTGGTGCTGCCACCCTATCTCCCTCCACCCCCAACACTATTCAATCCATACCATTTTGGTAAATAATGCCATTGAAATACCAATTTGGTATTTAATTAGTTCTTTCGTGTTATTTGCGTAAAAAAGTCTAAGTTGGTAATGAAAAATCAATACCAGTCTGAGATGTAGCTTAGTTGCCTAGAGACATACCCTGTATAATTAGATCATCACAGGTTAATGAGGTAAATTTTGTGTCTGATCTAATTGGCGAACAGAGGAGGAAATGGAAGGAGAGTGTAGTCAATATCACCTTTAATGATCGGGAAGCTAAGAGAATACTGAGTATCCCATTGGTGCAGTAAGGGTTACCGAATAGGTTAAGATGGTGATTCGAGAAATATGGAGAGTATACAGTGGGCAATAGGATATACATTCGTAATTGGATATATGAGAGAATTGAAAATACTGGAGGACTTTTACCCGAGAAACGTGACTAAGGAAACAGAAAGGTGGCAGCCCCCAACAAATCGGTGGGTCAAGGTTAACTTCGACGGAAGATTTTACAACGACCTGGAGGCATCAAGTTCAAGCATAATCATTAGGGACAACAAAGGCTTGATAATGGGTGCAACATGTAATTGGAATAGGAACATACCGTCTGAGGAGGTGACAGAAGCTTTGGAGGTCCTTCAGGCCGTCCAATTTGCCCAAGAGATCGGGTTTCGAAAAGTCAAAGTTGAAGGAGACTCACTCATGATTATTTCAAAGCTTAGAATGCAAGGTATGGACATGTCGGAGGTTAGTAATTACATCTGCGTAGCTAAACAGATTATAATgggttttgaaagcttcaaaTTTCAGTATATCAAAAGGGGAGGTAATAGGGTGGCTTACTTGCTGATGAAGGAGGGCTTCATTCAGAAGCGAGATGTTCGATGGGTGAAGGTGGTGATTCGAGAGAGTGTGGTGGTCGAGGAAAGGAATTTGTGCAGAACCACATAACGATCACGGTCGGAATGGAAATAGCGCTACAACAGAGAACGAGAGCTAACATTTTCATTGGATCCTTTCAAGCCAGAACATGTCATTGAGTCTATGGTGAGAGTTGAAGTAGTTTTCTTGACGATACGCGTGGGGATGTAAGGGAAgaagaagggtttttaatttttttttgttttgatttttttggaAGTCGAAGAGACTTATTTGTTTTAACGGTTATTTTATTTGGTTTGGTAATGTAATAAAAGTATGTCAGCatttattcaaatatatatatatatatatatttagaaataTTTGTGAAAGAACTTAAAATCtgtaattaataaaatttgaaatttataacaCAAAGACAAAACCTAAAACacaaaattaatatgaaaaaaaagACTAAACTTACTTCTACCGTTACATTTTCAAAGAGTTTTTCATTGTAATCAAGATACCTTCTTTTGATAttattctttaattttaatttaacttgTTTCTTTCATTGTAAAGGTTCACTATTATTACATTCCACTATCCTTGTCTATTTTTCTTTCGTCTTAACCAGCAAGCATAAGATGACCAGAATCTTTATCATCATAATAATCTGTTATCAATTAATTTTGTTTATGAAGTTGAGTGGGTTGAGAATTTGGGATATATGATGTGGAGGATAATCAAAGTTCCTAACCTTTATGAGATCCTTTGCCATCCTAGAATCTAAAAACCCTAGCTAATGGATTTTGGTGCATTGTATCTGCATTGCTATAAAGCATTTTCACTTTTTGCTTTACCTAAACACAGCTACTAATTTATAATGGATTCATAGTCAAATGGATTTACTTTTGCCACCTATAGACAAATGGAATGTATTGGTATTATTATCCATGAAAATTTTCACTTCTAAATACTCTTATCCTAATTTTCTCTTTCTTTTGGTTTTTATAGGAGAGATTGGTGATTTATAGTTAAAATCTagtgttatattttattattattattattactactattattattattaaagagCATGTAATCATTCTTAATTGATTTGTGAaatctaaaattttcattatttacatatatattaCATAGGGTgttgtttgataaattaaaaaaattaagtgttgaatttaagttataaaatatatttagtaTATTTCATGAAATTAAGTACTGAATATGATTAGACTGGTTAATTaatgtaattttaaattttaaaagtaatttaaaaataaaattaaaagaaataaaataaaataaaagaactgAAAAAATGTACATTGAGTAAGAAGTAGTTTTACACTTTTCCATTGAAAAATTCTATAAATTGTTCTTTTATTATGGTTTATAAAACGtagttaaaaaattaaattaactgaaattttttagttgatttaatttttttaatgaattGTTAAACAAAACCTAAGAAAAGTTATTGTTCAGAAAATTATTAATTCAATTTTCTTTCAATCTCTACTAAAAAGACAGTAGAGATTATGACCCCATTTGAGAGTTTGATTATAAACATAAATGCGTATTACTTTACTACTATTATGGCTGAAAAATGTTTTTAAAGAAAGTaatttttaacattaattttaaaatttttatcatattttatctttaatacaatgcttaaaattatttataatttctcctcaacccttaaataaaaagaataattCCTTCAGCTAAAGAAAGTAATTTTAAAAGTATTGTGGAAAAGTGTTATTTGTTAATCATTGTTATAAAAAAACTAGAGTGAAAggttaaaatgtttattttaaatatgaggtataaattaatttaaattataaatttaaaaaatatatatatataatgatacaTTAAAGCTAAAGAGGAAAATACTGTTGGGGAGGATGAAAGAATAAAAGGAggtgtttcgataattttactataaaacttgaaaagccaaaaattaaaatgtaggtttgaaatttaaaaaaaaaaaaaaagaatttctaTAAAGTTATCTAAATGTCAAATACAGTATGCTGTAAAAAAAGTGTTTTTATTCGATAATAGTAGTTAAAAAAAGATTTCTAAATTAATATGAATCTAAGTTAACATTACAACACTTTATATAACATAACAGTAGTTAAGAAAAGAAATTAAGGATTAATTACAATGGATTTGGAGGTCTTAATTATCCATATCTACACACGCTAACTAGTGATATGATAATTACATAAAAAGATTCATCCACTCCATGCCAAGAACATAATTGTGTTCTCCAATATAGAAAACATCTTCATATCCAAATTCCCCATGGAAAACTGGATCAATGGCTTCCATTGACAGTACAGATGAGCTTGTACTTTTGCTGGAAACCCCATCTACTCGTTCCGTTAGTTGCTGGATTTCCTTCTCCGCCTCGCTAAGTTGCTCCTTAAGCTTTACCACCTATAATTGTAACCAAAGAAACAAATTTAAATTGAATGTAAAAGTGGGCTTCGGCTAAGCCCAACCCCTGCCACAAGACAGTATGGTGTATGGAAGTGGACCCTCTGTTTTTCATTGGAAAAACATTTTCAACTACTTTTTGTTGTGCAATGAGGTGGCTGTTTGTTGTTCCTTGTCAATGTTATCCCACTTTTTTTGTCCAAGAATATCGTTTCCCACTTTCTTTTAATTGAACATAAACTTATGATCTCATTAACTGATATTTTTAATAGCTTAAACCCAACAACATAAGTACATGACATGGCTTTCTTCGAGCCCTGAGCTCGTGCATGTTCTGATATTGGTGGGTCACCGTATCTTTCTTTATCAAAAAGATAAAGATCAAAGACGCTGCTACTTCCTTAATTAGTTTCATTTCCTTCCAACAAACGCCTCCTCAAgtttgaattatttttttaattatttaatctcTGAAAACATACATATTTTTTCCTGTTTGGTTCTAAGAAACCACAAGGAAATATGtctaaaatataagaaaaacaaAGGGTTTGCATTTAAACATCCAAATAAACTTACAAGTGTGATTAAAACcggattttttttttttccaagttaaaatgattttcatttgggaaataaaagatatatgtatatttaCATACCTCGGATTCAAGTCGGCATTTGTCGAGAACAACAGTTTCGTGAAGAGACTTGAGCTTGCTATACTCTTCCTCCAGCTTCTTGTTCTTCCAACGAGCTCTACGATTTTGGAACCAAACAGCAACCTGACGAGGGTCAAGTCCCAGCTCTGAAGCAATCCGATCTTTCCTTTCTGACTCTAGTTTATGTTCGTTACCAAAATTAAGTTCAAGGAGAGTGACTTGTTCCTGGTTAAGCTTCCTTTTTTTAGCCACCGCACACTGGCTGTTCTCCCCTCCCTTGTTCTTCTTCCGCCGCCGTCGAGGCTTCGGTTCCCCTGCTCAACCAAAAGCCTGGCTtaattataaaacaatgcaaGAATAAATATGTTTGTGGTTTTAAGTCCATGCCACACTGATCAGTACCTTGGTGTGTTGCAATTTGGGTGTAAAATCCAGGGTAGATTTGGGAGATAAGAGCAATATGATCTTCATGTTCATTCATTTGGCTTGTCATCATTTCATAATCTTGGCTCATTTTCTCTTTCTTTCTAGCTTTTCgggtgtgtttttttttttttttttcctctggCTTTCACCTAAATTGAGAAATGGGTGATCCCTGAGAGAAGTAATGGATGAGTTAAGGAAGTGATGTGGTTTATTTATAGGGTTAAGAGTAGGACTAGTTAGAAGTTGTTTGTTTACCATAAGACCTTTGTTTCCAATATTGGACATCACGTTCTTATGAATAACAACAATACCATTATAGTATTACAATTTGGTACACTAGTTTGAGACAATAAGAAATACTGTCACATCTAAACTGTATCATTGAACTAGTTTGGAAAATTCTGTCAACCAAATTTGCCATCCCCACGTCCAACAAGTGGATAAAGTTAGACAACAAAACCCTAAATTTCAAAAGTTCATCGTTTTTTTTTTCACTATATAATACATGGTTTGGTTAAAGTTTTAGGATGTGAttgattaattgaaaattttaaatgtgaaaaattatgtattaaattttattgttaaattttatAAGTATTGAATTTAtatcaaaaattatttaaaaattagtaaata
This is a stretch of genomic DNA from Gossypium arboreum isolate Shixiya-1 chromosome 11, ASM2569848v2, whole genome shotgun sequence. It encodes these proteins:
- the LOC108465026 gene encoding homeobox-leucine zipper protein ATHB-40-like, with the protein product MSQDYEMMTSQMNEHEDHIALISQIYPGFYTQIATHQGEPKPRRRRKKNKGGENSQCAVAKKRKLNQEQVTLLELNFGNEHKLESERKDRIASELGLDPRQVAVWFQNRRARWKNKKLEEEYSKLKSLHETVVLDKCRLESEVVKLKEQLSEAEKEIQQLTERVDGVSSKSTSSSVLSMEAIDPVFHGEFGYEDVFYIGEHNYVLGMEWMNLFM